The proteins below come from a single Deltaproteobacteria bacterium genomic window:
- the dut gene encoding dUTP diphosphatase, with amino-acid sequence MANELQVLKVAITRVRSANDLVLLPRYMTAAAAGMDIYADLDAELSIPPLGRALVPTGFALALPLGYEAQVRPRSGLALRSGLTVLNAPGTIDADYREEVKILLVNLGDQPVPIRRGDRIAQLVVAPVTRVQWQEVEELDSTDRKGGFGHTGAGTDHD; translated from the coding sequence ATGGCTAACGAACTCCAGGTTCTGAAGGTTGCGATTACTCGTGTTCGTTCCGCGAACGACCTTGTCCTGCTGCCGCGCTACATGACTGCCGCTGCGGCAGGGATGGATATCTACGCCGATCTCGATGCAGAGCTGAGCATTCCGCCGCTCGGTCGGGCTCTTGTCCCTACCGGTTTCGCCCTTGCCTTGCCTCTGGGCTATGAAGCCCAAGTCCGACCGCGGAGCGGCCTGGCTCTGCGATCCGGCCTGACCGTTCTTAATGCCCCCGGCACGATCGATGCCGATTACCGCGAGGAAGTGAAAATTTTGCTTGTCAATCTTGGTGATCAACCAGTGCCTATTCGCCGTGGCGACCGCATCGCCCAACTCGTCGTGGCACCGGTGACGCGCGTACAGTGGCAGGAAGTTGAGGAGCTGGACTCGACGGATCGCAAGGGCGGGTTTGGGCATACAGGGGCGGGGACGGACCATGACTAG
- a CDS encoding insulinase family protein encodes MIRRTVLDNGLRLLSEEVPGMSSVTVGIWVENGSRDEAQAENGISHFLEHLFFKGTERRSAAAIAEEVDAIGGVLDAFTGKEYTCYYARVLAEDLPLALDLLTDVFLHSRFPEEEIERERSVICQEIAQVEDTPDDLVHDLFHLDFWPGHPLSWPISGTTATVSRFRRADFESFLDRRYRPDRIFVAMAGGARHEDLVEHVAHALSALDGESVGISAALPVTHPGVYPHSRDLEQTHLCFGTPCVSQLEPEWFAAYLLHTALGGGMSSRLFQEIREQRGLAYDVTSFLSTYSDAGYLGVYVATSAESAAEVMEIICRTLRHIAKDGISAEELRRAKGHTKGGMLLSLETSEARMNRLARCEIYFRRYLPLQEVAEGIERVTLDDVRALAARCFDNEEWTLTVLGELPRMKNLQALLS; translated from the coding sequence ATGATTCGCCGGACGGTTCTCGACAACGGACTTCGCTTGCTTTCCGAAGAAGTCCCCGGGATGTCCTCGGTGACCGTGGGCATCTGGGTCGAGAACGGTTCGCGTGACGAAGCGCAAGCCGAAAACGGCATCTCGCATTTTCTTGAGCACCTGTTCTTCAAGGGAACCGAGCGCAGGAGCGCCGCCGCTATCGCCGAAGAAGTTGACGCGATCGGCGGCGTGCTCGATGCCTTCACCGGCAAAGAATACACCTGTTACTATGCACGCGTCCTGGCCGAAGATCTGCCGCTGGCGCTCGATCTGCTCACCGATGTATTCCTGCATTCGCGATTTCCCGAGGAAGAAATCGAACGGGAACGTTCGGTCATTTGCCAGGAAATCGCGCAAGTGGAAGATACGCCGGACGACCTTGTCCATGATCTTTTTCATCTCGATTTCTGGCCTGGACATCCGCTCAGCTGGCCAATTTCCGGTACGACTGCCACGGTGTCTCGCTTTCGACGGGCCGACTTCGAGAGTTTTCTTGACCGCCGCTACCGACCGGATCGCATCTTCGTGGCGATGGCAGGGGGCGCTCGGCACGAAGATCTTGTCGAACATGTCGCGCACGCCCTGTCCGCACTAGACGGGGAGTCGGTCGGGATTTCCGCCGCTCTTCCAGTAACGCATCCTGGTGTGTACCCACATTCCCGAGATTTGGAACAGACCCATCTATGTTTTGGCACGCCCTGTGTCTCGCAGCTTGAGCCGGAGTGGTTTGCCGCGTACTTGTTGCACACCGCGCTCGGCGGAGGAATGAGTTCCCGTTTGTTCCAAGAGATTCGGGAGCAGCGCGGCTTGGCATATGACGTCACCTCGTTTCTGTCGACCTACAGCGATGCCGGTTACCTTGGGGTGTATGTCGCGACGAGTGCCGAGTCGGCGGCGGAAGTGATGGAGATTATCTGCCGGACGCTACGACACATCGCCAAAGATGGCATCTCGGCGGAAGAGCTGCGTCGCGCTAAGGGGCACACGAAGGGCGGCATGCTCTTGAGCCTGGAGACGAGCGAAGCGCGCATGAATCGTTTGGCGCGCTGCGAGATCTACTTCCGCCGTTATCTTCCTCTCCAGGAAGTCGCCGAAGGTATCGAACGCGTTACGCTCGACGATGTGCGCGCCCTTGCCGCGCGGTGTTTCGATAACGAAGAATGGACCTTGACCGTGCTTGGCGAACTGCCGCGAATGAAGAATCTCCAGGCACTGCTCTCTTAA
- the pnp gene encoding polyribonucleotide nucleotidyltransferase yields MFKRIEMDFYGRPLVIETGRMAKQAGGAAVVSYGETVALVTAVANKEPREGTDFFPLTVDYQERTFAAGKIPGGFFKREGRPSEREILTSRLIDRSLRPLFPNGFFCETQVVASVLSVDRENDADTVAMIGASAALQVSDIPFRGPIAGVRIGRIRGALVVNPLQSQFNVSDINLFVAAGRDAIIMVEGGARVVPEEEMLEALFLAQESIKPVLDAQDEIARVAGKPKRTFVVVPADEALRGRIRALGSEKLRAAFSVATKHERAQAVSTAKQEIKAAIVEEYVEREKEIGAMLEELESDTLRQMVVREALRVDGRGLTDIRPITCEVGILPRTHGSALFTRGETQALVVATLGTASDEQKVDALIGEQYKKFMLHYNFPPFSVGEVRGLRGPGRREIGHGALAERAVAAVLPEGAEFPYTVRVVSEVLESNGSSSMATVCGGTLSLLDAGVPLRAPVAGIAMGLIKEGESVSILSDILGDEDHLGDMDFKVAGTSEGITALQMDIKISGVTREIMHQALYQARDGRLFILKQMAKVLGTPREDVSAYAPRIQTLKVRQDKIRDLIGPGGKMIRSIIEETGVKIDVQDDGTVYVSSVDGDSMSKAIAKIDRITAEAEIGKVYKGTVRKIVDFGAFVEILPGTDGLVHISQIGPGRIRRVSDVLKEGDEIMVKVLEIDRQGKIRLSHREAVEGEHDAHEDD; encoded by the coding sequence ATGTTTAAGAGAATAGAGATGGACTTTTACGGGCGCCCGCTCGTTATCGAGACTGGCCGCATGGCGAAACAGGCAGGCGGTGCCGCAGTGGTCAGCTATGGCGAGACGGTGGCGCTGGTCACGGCGGTCGCGAATAAAGAACCGAGGGAGGGGACCGACTTTTTCCCTCTGACTGTCGATTATCAAGAGCGCACGTTCGCTGCAGGGAAAATCCCTGGCGGGTTTTTCAAGCGTGAAGGACGTCCCTCCGAGCGTGAAATCCTGACCTCCCGACTGATTGACCGCTCTCTGCGCCCGCTCTTTCCGAATGGGTTCTTTTGCGAGACCCAGGTGGTGGCCTCTGTATTATCGGTTGATCGCGAAAACGATGCCGACACGGTGGCCATGATCGGCGCGTCCGCAGCTTTGCAGGTCTCCGATATTCCTTTCCGTGGGCCGATCGCCGGTGTACGCATCGGCAGGATTCGCGGGGCGTTGGTAGTCAATCCTTTGCAAAGCCAGTTTAATGTGAGCGACATTAACCTGTTCGTTGCCGCCGGTCGCGATGCGATCATCATGGTGGAAGGCGGCGCGAGAGTTGTGCCCGAGGAAGAGATGCTCGAAGCGCTTTTCCTGGCGCAAGAATCCATTAAACCCGTGCTTGATGCGCAAGATGAAATCGCACGTGTGGCGGGAAAGCCCAAACGCACGTTTGTAGTTGTTCCTGCCGACGAAGCCCTGCGCGGGCGCATTCGGGCGCTTGGTAGCGAGAAGCTACGCGCCGCGTTCTCCGTAGCGACGAAACATGAACGCGCGCAAGCCGTCTCTACCGCAAAGCAGGAAATCAAAGCCGCGATTGTGGAGGAGTATGTCGAGCGTGAAAAAGAAATCGGTGCCATGCTCGAAGAACTGGAAAGCGATACTTTGCGCCAGATGGTAGTGCGAGAAGCCCTCCGTGTCGACGGTCGCGGCCTGACGGATATTCGCCCAATTACGTGCGAGGTTGGCATACTCCCGCGGACTCATGGGTCGGCGCTGTTCACGCGCGGGGAAACCCAGGCGCTCGTCGTGGCGACCCTAGGCACGGCGTCGGACGAGCAGAAAGTCGATGCGCTCATCGGCGAGCAGTACAAGAAATTTATGCTCCACTACAACTTCCCGCCGTTCAGTGTCGGAGAAGTGCGAGGGCTGCGTGGTCCTGGCCGTCGTGAAATCGGTCACGGCGCTTTGGCCGAACGCGCGGTTGCCGCAGTTCTTCCGGAAGGGGCGGAGTTCCCTTACACAGTTCGCGTGGTCTCCGAGGTGTTGGAGTCGAATGGGTCGTCTTCCATGGCGACGGTCTGTGGCGGAACGCTCTCGCTCCTGGATGCTGGCGTGCCGCTGAGAGCCCCGGTGGCCGGGATTGCCATGGGCCTCATTAAAGAAGGCGAGTCCGTGAGCATCCTCAGCGATATCTTGGGAGACGAAGACCACTTAGGCGACATGGACTTCAAAGTCGCCGGGACCTCGGAAGGCATCACCGCACTCCAGATGGATATCAAGATCTCCGGGGTGACGCGCGAAATCATGCACCAGGCGTTGTATCAGGCGCGCGATGGACGCCTATTCATCTTAAAACAGATGGCCAAGGTGCTGGGGACACCTCGTGAGGATGTCTCCGCGTACGCGCCGCGCATTCAGACCCTCAAAGTCCGACAGGATAAGATTCGTGACCTGATCGGTCCGGGCGGCAAGATGATTCGCTCTATCATCGAAGAAACCGGTGTGAAAATCGACGTGCAGGACGATGGGACAGTCTATGTTTCCTCTGTCGATGGCGATTCGATGTCGAAAGCTATTGCCAAGATTGATCGCATCACGGCGGAAGCCGAAATCGGCAAGGTCTATAAAGGCACGGTACGGAAGATCGTCGATTTCGGCGCTTTCGTCGAGATTCTTCCGGGGACGGACGGATTGGTGCATATCTCCCAGATTGGTCCAGGACGCATCCGCCGGGTGAGCGATGTGCTCAAGGAGGGCGACGAGATTATGGTGAAGGTGTTGGAGATCGATCGCCAAGGTAAGATCCGTCTCAGTCATCGTGAAGCGGTCGAGGGCGAGCACGATGCGCACGAGGACGACTAG
- the rpsO gene encoding 30S ribosomal protein S15, translated as MQGAGQRGETMQQFRLHETDTGSPEVQIALLTKRIEQLTAHFRTHAKDHLSRRGLLRMVGRRRRLLDYLRSVDYQRYRSMIERLGLRR; from the coding sequence ATGCAAGGAGCAGGACAACGAGGCGAGACGATGCAGCAGTTCCGCCTCCATGAGACCGACACTGGATCGCCGGAGGTCCAGATTGCGCTCCTCACCAAGCGAATCGAGCAACTCACCGCTCATTTCCGGACGCATGCCAAAGATCACCTCTCACGACGAGGCCTCCTACGGATGGTGGGCCGTCGTCGTCGTCTTCTCGATTATCTCCGCAGTGTGGATTACCAACGCTACCGCAGCATGATCGAGCGCCTAGGGCTACGTCGCTAA